A window from Bosea sp. ANAM02 encodes these proteins:
- a CDS encoding ubiquinone biosynthesis hydroxylase, with translation MAIEQGNSAMRIVIAGGGIAGLALALALKQGLGADSSVILADPALAAAPRADNRAYAVAAGGRAMLKTLGIWEGIAHAAQPMLEMIVSDSRTEDAVRPVFLTFDGEVEPGEPFAHMVENAALVAALKASCEAVGVELRSTGVRRFSADDAAVEIVFADGTRCEAALLVAADGARSKLREQAGIGWVGWGYGQSGIVATIGHERPHDGRAVEHFLPSGPFAILPLADGGTLGHRSSIVWTERTENVEPLLSLDSHDMLAEIERRFGLELGEIALESAVSAHPLGFGVARNFVGERLALLGDAAHLIHPIAGQGLNLGLKDVAALAEAIVDAARLGLDPGSADVLEDYEKARRFDTVAMGAVTDGLNRLFSNDATPLRLARDLGLGIVDRLPGLKRFFIREAAGVAGAPPRLLRGEAL, from the coding sequence ATGGCTATCGAGCAGGGCAACAGTGCCATGCGCATCGTCATCGCGGGGGGCGGCATTGCCGGACTCGCGCTCGCGCTCGCGCTGAAGCAGGGGCTCGGCGCCGATTCTTCGGTGATCCTGGCCGATCCGGCGCTGGCGGCCGCGCCGCGTGCCGATAACCGGGCCTATGCGGTCGCGGCCGGTGGGCGGGCGATGCTGAAGACGCTCGGCATCTGGGAGGGAATCGCACATGCCGCCCAGCCGATGCTGGAGATGATCGTCTCGGACAGCCGGACCGAAGATGCGGTCCGGCCTGTCTTCCTGACCTTCGATGGCGAGGTCGAGCCCGGCGAGCCTTTTGCCCATATGGTCGAGAATGCCGCCCTGGTCGCGGCGCTGAAGGCATCCTGCGAGGCCGTGGGCGTGGAATTGCGCAGCACCGGCGTGCGGCGGTTCAGCGCCGATGATGCGGCGGTCGAGATCGTTTTCGCTGACGGAACACGCTGCGAAGCGGCTTTGCTGGTCGCGGCCGATGGCGCCCGCTCGAAACTGCGCGAGCAGGCGGGTATCGGCTGGGTCGGCTGGGGCTACGGCCAGTCCGGCATCGTCGCGACGATCGGCCACGAGCGACCGCATGACGGCCGCGCTGTCGAGCATTTCCTGCCGTCGGGACCCTTCGCCATCCTGCCGCTGGCCGATGGCGGGACGCTCGGGCACCGGTCATCGATCGTCTGGACGGAGCGGACGGAGAATGTCGAGCCGCTGCTCTCGCTCGATAGCCATGACATGCTGGCCGAGATCGAGCGGCGCTTCGGGCTCGAACTCGGCGAGATCGCGCTGGAAAGCGCGGTGAGCGCGCATCCGCTCGGCTTCGGCGTGGCACGCAACTTCGTCGGCGAACGGCTGGCGCTGCTGGGCGATGCGGCGCACCTGATCCACCCGATCGCCGGACAGGGGCTCAATCTCGGTCTGAAGGATGTCGCGGCGCTTGCCGAGGCAATCGTCGATGCGGCGAGGCTCGGGCTCGATCCCGGCTCTGCCGACGTGCTGGAGGATTACGAGAAGGCGCGGCGCTTCGACACGGTGGCGATGGGCGCGGTGACCGACGGGCTGAACCGCCTGTTCTCGAACGACGCGACGCCGCTCAGGCTGGCGCGCGATCTCGGGCTCGGTATCGTCGACCGTTTGCCGGGACTGAAGCGTTTCTTCATCCGCGAGGCCGCGGGCGTCGCAGGCGCGCCGCCGCGGCTGCTCAGGGGCGAGGCGCTTTAG
- a CDS encoding Trm112 family protein, giving the protein MTGEADTTTRIDPKLLEILVCPLTKATLEYDAAKQELISRPAKLAYPIRDGIPIMLPEEARPLED; this is encoded by the coding sequence ATGACCGGCGAAGCCGACACGACCACCCGCATCGACCCGAAGCTGCTCGAAATCCTGGTCTGCCCCCTGACCAAGGCGACGCTGGAATACGACGCGGCGAAGCAGGAGCTGATCAGCCGCCCGGCGAAGCTCGCCTATCCGATCCGCGACGGTATCCCGATCATGCTGCCGGAAGAAGCGCGTCCGCTGGAGGATTGA
- a CDS encoding NAD-glutamate dehydrogenase produces MGKRVTNATAGAIAAIEAAATGLKSSMPAEFPRLLFGRSVAEDLEALPPEMLARTAAAAFEHLSQPRKPDTINLRFRDEEYGEGERRNQLTVLEVVNDNKPFLLDSTLAELQEQGHEPRLVAHPILAVARDAKGKFASLAGEAAGRAPEGTRRESLLHIHVPRIDSPEAREKLRTGLDHVYGDVALAVDDWAAMRGRITEVIQAYRANPPPLPEDEINEALQFLEWIAGDNFTLLGIRAYRFPGGDVAADPIEGSGLGILRDPTVKVLRRGRELVTVTPELRSFLAKPQALIITKANVKSRVHRRVHLDYVGVKLFTPDGRLDGELRIVGLLTSNAYTGSARAIPYLRLKVARVAKNIGFDPASYSGRALMNVLDAYPRDELFQIDVATLEQFALDILQLTERPRIRALARVDEFDRFVSILVFIPKDRYDTTVRLRVGDFLARVYGGRLSAAYPAYPEGPLSRTHYIIGRDEGKTPRVERSTLEAGISAIVRTWGDGLKDVLDQEKAGPAARALAERYAEAFGAAYRERFSAADALVDIEMLQQLTPERARAVNLYRREGDDAKRANLKVFSRGTPISLSARVPVLENMGFRVVNERTYNVMPQGNGDAVRIWLHDMTLERADDGEIDIEHLDPTIEAALMAQFRGLAESDRFDQLVLVAGLAWREAALLRAFGRYLRQAGAPYAQGYIADALTRHPDIASGLVAYFAAKFDPRVPPAEREQRMAQKHAEIEQALDAVTSLDDDRILRRLVNLVDAALRTNFFQIGPDGQPRQTITFKFDCARVDGLPLPRPLYEIFVYSPRVEGVHMRFGKVARGGLRWSDRPQDFRTEVLGLVKAQQVKNAVIVPVGAKGGFFPKQLPPASDRAAWLAEGTESYRIFIRNLLELTDNLDGETIVPPPDTVRHDGDDPYLVVAADKGTATFSDTANAISLEKHHWLGDAFASGGSQGYDHKGMGITARGAWEAVKRHFREVDIDIQTTPFTVAGVGDMSGDVFGNGMLLSPAIKLVAAFDHRDIFLDPDPDTAKSLAERQRLFALPRSSWQDYDKSLISKGGGVFSRQAKSIPLSPEVRALLDLDKKEVSPLELMTAILKARVDLLWFGGIGTYIRASDETDAQVGDRANDAIRITGNDLRTRVIGEGANLGVTQRGRIEAARKGVKLNTDAIDNSAGVNTSDVEVNIKIALAGPVKDGRLQEDKRNELLAAMTDEVGDLVLRNNYLQTLALSLTEAQGSAATPGLRFLMQTLEQDGRLDRSVEYLPSDAQLAEREKRSEGLTRPELAVLLAYAKLSLHDALLESSVPDDPYLATELVRYFPKALREAYPDAIASHKLRREIVATQLANAIVNRGGPALVPVLAALTRSDAPAIAAAYAIARDSFDLIALNGEIDALDAKIPGKTQLGLYGAAQELVTNRMGWFLRRGVAKPGTIEQTIARYAKGVKELAGELGTLLPEAASQARLARIAVLTSEGVPEALATRVASLPALAEATDIVDIAERGKRRIGEVARIHFGIDALFGLSSLKAAAAAVPATDDYERLARERAIETLDDAQSNLTQEVSASAKGQGTLESWLGERGEDAERTRSTVNAIASSGLTLPKLMVAAGMLADLPRKR; encoded by the coding sequence ATGGGCAAACGGGTGACGAACGCGACCGCAGGCGCGATCGCAGCGATCGAGGCCGCAGCCACCGGACTGAAGAGTTCGATGCCCGCCGAATTTCCCCGCCTGCTCTTTGGCCGCTCCGTCGCGGAGGATCTCGAAGCCCTTCCGCCCGAAATGCTGGCCCGCACCGCCGCCGCCGCCTTCGAGCACCTCTCCCAGCCGCGCAAGCCCGACACGATCAATCTCCGCTTCCGCGACGAGGAATACGGCGAGGGCGAGCGCAGGAACCAGCTCACCGTCCTCGAGGTCGTCAACGACAACAAGCCGTTCCTGCTCGATTCGACGCTCGCCGAGCTGCAGGAGCAGGGCCATGAGCCGCGCCTCGTCGCCCACCCGATCCTGGCCGTCGCCCGTGACGCCAAGGGCAAGTTCGCCTCGCTCGCCGGCGAGGCCGCCGGCCGCGCGCCCGAGGGCACGCGCCGTGAGAGCCTGCTCCACATCCATGTTCCGCGCATCGATTCGCCGGAAGCCCGCGAAAAGCTGCGCACAGGACTCGACCACGTCTATGGCGACGTTGCGCTCGCCGTCGACGACTGGGCCGCGATGCGCGGCCGCATCACCGAGGTGATCCAGGCCTATCGCGCCAATCCGCCGCCGCTGCCGGAGGACGAGATCAACGAGGCGCTGCAATTCCTCGAATGGATTGCCGGCGACAACTTCACCCTGCTCGGCATCCGCGCCTATCGCTTCCCGGGCGGCGATGTCGCCGCCGACCCGATCGAAGGCTCGGGCCTCGGCATCCTGCGCGACCCCACGGTCAAGGTGCTGCGGCGGGGCCGCGAGCTGGTCACGGTCACGCCGGAGCTGCGCTCCTTCCTGGCCAAGCCGCAGGCGCTGATCATCACCAAGGCCAACGTCAAGAGCCGCGTCCACCGGCGCGTCCATCTCGACTATGTCGGCGTCAAGCTGTTCACGCCGGACGGCCGCCTCGACGGCGAATTGCGCATCGTCGGCCTGCTGACCTCCAACGCCTATACCGGCTCGGCCCGCGCCATTCCCTATCTGCGCCTCAAGGTCGCGCGCGTCGCCAAGAATATCGGCTTCGACCCGGCGAGCTATTCCGGCCGCGCCCTGATGAACGTGCTCGACGCCTATCCGCGCGACGAGCTCTTCCAGATCGACGTCGCGACGCTGGAGCAATTCGCGCTCGACATCCTCCAGCTCACCGAGCGGCCGCGCATCCGCGCGCTCGCCCGCGTCGACGAATTCGACCGCTTCGTCTCGATTCTCGTCTTCATTCCGAAGGACCGCTACGACACCACGGTGCGCCTGCGCGTCGGCGATTTCCTGGCGCGGGTCTATGGCGGGCGGCTCTCGGCCGCCTATCCGGCCTATCCCGAGGGCCCGCTCTCGCGCACCCACTACATCATCGGCCGCGACGAGGGTAAAACCCCGCGCGTCGAGCGCTCGACGCTGGAAGCGGGCATCAGCGCCATCGTCCGCACCTGGGGCGACGGTCTCAAGGACGTGCTCGACCAGGAGAAGGCCGGCCCCGCCGCGCGAGCCCTCGCCGAGCGCTACGCCGAGGCCTTCGGCGCCGCCTATCGCGAGCGCTTCTCGGCCGCCGATGCGCTCGTCGATATCGAGATGCTCCAGCAGCTCACGCCGGAGCGCGCCCGCGCCGTCAACCTCTACCGGCGCGAGGGCGACGACGCCAAGCGCGCCAATCTCAAGGTGTTCTCGCGCGGCACCCCGATCTCGCTCTCGGCCCGCGTCCCGGTGCTGGAGAACATGGGCTTCCGCGTCGTCAACGAGCGGACCTACAACGTCATGCCGCAGGGCAATGGCGATGCGGTCCGTATCTGGCTGCACGACATGACGCTGGAGCGCGCCGACGACGGCGAGATCGATATCGAGCATCTCGACCCGACGATCGAAGCCGCGCTGATGGCGCAGTTCCGCGGCCTCGCCGAATCCGACCGGTTCGACCAGCTCGTGCTGGTCGCCGGCCTCGCCTGGCGCGAAGCCGCCTTGCTGCGCGCCTTCGGCCGCTATCTGCGCCAGGCCGGCGCGCCCTATGCCCAGGGCTACATCGCCGACGCGCTGACCCGCCATCCCGACATCGCTTCCGGGCTCGTCGCCTATTTCGCCGCGAAGTTCGACCCGCGCGTGCCGCCGGCCGAGCGCGAGCAGCGCATGGCCCAAAAACATGCCGAGATCGAACAGGCGCTCGATGCTGTCACAAGCCTCGACGACGACCGCATCCTGCGTCGCCTCGTCAACCTCGTCGATGCTGCGCTCCGCACGAACTTCTTCCAGATCGGCCCGGACGGCCAGCCGCGCCAGACCATCACCTTCAAGTTCGACTGCGCCCGGGTCGATGGCCTGCCGCTGCCGCGCCCGCTCTACGAGATCTTCGTCTACTCGCCGCGCGTCGAGGGCGTGCATATGCGCTTCGGCAAGGTCGCCCGCGGCGGACTGCGCTGGTCCGACCGGCCGCAGGACTTCCGCACCGAGGTGCTCGGCCTCGTCAAGGCACAGCAGGTCAAGAACGCCGTGATCGTGCCGGTCGGCGCCAAGGGTGGTTTCTTCCCCAAGCAGCTCCCGCCGGCCTCCGACCGCGCCGCCTGGCTCGCCGAGGGCACCGAAAGCTACCGCATCTTCATCCGCAACCTGCTGGAACTCACCGACAATCTCGACGGCGAGACCATCGTGCCGCCGCCGGATACCGTGCGCCATGACGGCGACGATCCGTATCTCGTCGTCGCCGCCGACAAGGGCACCGCGACCTTCTCCGACACCGCCAACGCGATCTCGCTGGAGAAGCACCACTGGCTCGGCGACGCCTTCGCCTCAGGCGGCTCGCAGGGCTACGACCACAAGGGCATGGGCATCACGGCACGCGGCGCCTGGGAGGCGGTGAAGCGCCATTTCCGCGAGGTCGATATCGACATCCAGACCACGCCCTTCACCGTTGCCGGCGTCGGCGACATGTCGGGCGACGTCTTCGGCAACGGCATGCTGCTCTCGCCGGCGATCAAGCTGGTCGCGGCCTTCGACCACCGCGATATCTTCCTCGATCCCGATCCGGATACGGCGAAATCGCTGGCCGAGCGCCAGCGCCTCTTCGCCCTGCCGCGCTCCTCCTGGCAGGATTACGACAAGAGCCTGATCTCGAAGGGCGGCGGCGTCTTCTCGCGCCAGGCCAAGAGCATCCCGCTCTCCCCGGAAGTCCGTGCGCTGCTCGACCTCGACAAGAAGGAGGTCTCGCCGCTCGAGCTGATGACGGCGATCCTGAAGGCGCGTGTCGACCTGCTCTGGTTCGGCGGCATCGGCACCTATATCCGCGCCTCCGACGAGACCGACGCGCAGGTCGGCGACCGCGCCAATGACGCGATCCGCATCACCGGCAACGACCTCCGCACCCGGGTCATCGGCGAGGGCGCCAATCTCGGCGTCACCCAGCGCGGCCGCATCGAGGCCGCCCGCAAGGGCGTGAAACTCAACACCGACGCGATCGACAACTCCGCCGGCGTCAACACCTCCGACGTCGAGGTGAACATCAAGATCGCGCTCGCCGGCCCGGTGAAGGACGGCCGCCTGCAGGAAGACAAGCGTAACGAGTTGCTGGCGGCGATGACCGACGAGGTCGGCGATCTCGTCCTGCGCAACAACTACCTGCAGACGCTGGCGCTCTCGCTGACCGAAGCGCAGGGATCGGCGGCGACGCCGGGCCTGCGCTTCCTGATGCAGACGCTGGAGCAGGACGGCAGGCTCGACCGTTCGGTCGAGTACCTGCCGAGCGACGCCCAGCTCGCCGAGCGCGAGAAGCGCAGCGAAGGCCTGACGCGGCCGGAACTCGCCGTGCTGCTGGCCTATGCCAAGCTCTCGCTGCACGACGCGCTGCTCGAATCCTCGGTGCCGGACGATCCCTATCTCGCGACCGAGCTCGTCCGCTACTTCCCGAAAGCCCTGCGCGAGGCCTATCCGGACGCGATCGCCAGCCACAAGCTGCGCCGCGAGATCGTCGCGACGCAGCTCGCCAACGCGATCGTCAACCGCGGCGGCCCCGCCCTCGTGCCGGTGCTGGCGGCGCTGACCCGCTCGGACGCGCCGGCCATCGCCGCGGCTTACGCGATCGCGCGCGATTCCTTCGATCTCATCGCCCTCAACGGCGAGATCGACGCGCTCGATGCGAAGATTCCCGGCAAGACCCAGCTCGGCCTCTATGGCGCCGCGCAGGAACTCGTCACCAACCGCATGGGCTGGTTCCTGCGGCGTGGCGTCGCCAAGCCCGGCACGATCGAGCAGACCATCGCCCGCTATGCCAAGGGCGTGAAGGAATTGGCCGGCGAGCTTGGCACGCTCCTGCCCGAGGCCGCCTCCCAGGCGCGTCTCGCGCGCATCGCCGTGCTGACCTCCGAGGGCGTGCCGGAAGCGCTGGCGACGCGCGTCGCCAGCCTGCCCGCGCTCGCCGAGGCGACCGACATCGTCGACATCGCCGAACGCGGCAAGCGCAGGATCGGCGAGGTCGCCCGCATCCATTTCGGCATCGACGCGTTGTTCGGCCTGTCGAGCCTGAAGGCCGCCGCCGCGGCCGTGCCGGCGACGGACGATTACGAGCGCCTCGCGCGCGAGCGGGCGATCGAGACCCTCGACGATGCCCAGTCCAACCTGACGCAGGAGGTTTCGGCCTCGGCCAAGGGGCAGGGCACGCTGGAGAGCTGGCTCGGCGAGCGCGGCGAGGATGCGGAGCGCACCCGCAGCACCGTCAACGCGATCGCAAGCTCCGGTCTCACCTTGCCGAAGCTGATGGTGGCGGCCGGCATGCTGGCCGACCTGCCACGCAAGCGTTAG
- a CDS encoding peroxidase-related enzyme (This protein belongs to a clade of uncharacterized proteins related to peroxidases such as the alkylhydroperoxidase AhpD.), translated as MALDLKPGTLSAENQTYFAKCQEKLGFVPNVLTSYAHDDAKLTAFAAFYNDLMLAPSGLSKLEREMIAVAVSSVNRCYYCLTAHGAAVRQFSGDPVLGELMVMNYRVADLSARHRAMLDFSVKLTETPHLIGEEDREALRKAGFGERDIWDIGAVASFYNMSNRMASAVDMRPNAEYHGQAR; from the coding sequence ATGGCGCTGGACCTGAAGCCAGGCACGCTCTCGGCCGAAAACCAGACTTATTTCGCGAAATGCCAGGAAAAGCTCGGCTTCGTGCCGAACGTGTTGACCTCCTACGCGCATGACGACGCCAAGCTCACGGCCTTCGCCGCCTTCTACAACGACCTGATGCTGGCGCCGTCGGGCCTGTCGAAGCTGGAGCGGGAGATGATCGCGGTCGCGGTCTCCAGCGTGAACCGCTGCTATTACTGTCTCACCGCCCATGGCGCGGCCGTGCGCCAGTTCTCCGGCGATCCGGTGCTGGGCGAGCTGATGGTGATGAATTATCGGGTGGCGGACCTCTCGGCACGGCACCGCGCCATGCTCGATTTCTCGGTGAAGCTGACGGAGACGCCGCATCTGATCGGCGAGGAGGACCGCGAAGCGTTGCGTAAGGCGGGCTTCGGCGAGCGCGACATCTGGGATATCGGCGCCGTCGCGTCCTTCTACAACATGTCGAACCGGATGGCCTCGGCGGTCGATATGCGGCCCAACGCCGAGTATCACGGGCAGGCGCGGTAG
- a CDS encoding DUF2794 domain-containing protein: MSESDTPQPQAASAVVNFPAPARPTTVTFDRRELSELLNLYGRMVAAGEWRDYAIDFLKDKAQFSVFRRSSEMPLYRIVKDPALARRQGAYSVVAATGLILKRGSELSRVLKVLDNKLSVVS, translated from the coding sequence ATGAGCGAGAGCGATACGCCACAACCGCAGGCCGCGAGCGCGGTCGTGAACTTTCCGGCGCCGGCGCGGCCGACCACCGTGACCTTCGACCGCCGCGAACTCAGCGAATTGCTCAATCTCTATGGCCGGATGGTCGCAGCCGGCGAGTGGCGTGACTACGCCATCGATTTCCTGAAGGACAAGGCGCAGTTCTCGGTATTCCGGCGCTCGTCGGAAATGCCGCTCTACCGGATCGTCAAGGATCCGGCATTGGCGCGACGGCAGGGGGCCTATTCGGTCGTGGCGGCGACGGGTTTGATCCTGAAGCGCGGCTCGGAACTCTCGCGCGTGCTCAAGGTGCTCGACAACAAGCTCAGCGTCGTGAGCTGA
- a CDS encoding GNAT family N-acetyltransferase encodes MTTPSIRPGHPADIPAIAAIYAHAVLHGTASWELEPPGEAEMQRRFEAILAGGYPYLVAERDGDILGYAYAGAYRPRPAYRTTVENSIYLAPTAQGLGIGGLLLDALMQACAARGFRQMISVIGDGTGASVGSRRLHERAGFRLIGVAEKVGFKHGRWLDQMLMQKELGEGDRSPPGL; translated from the coding sequence ATGACGACGCCTTCGATCCGCCCGGGCCATCCCGCCGACATCCCCGCCATCGCCGCGATCTATGCCCATGCGGTCCTGCACGGCACCGCCTCCTGGGAGCTGGAGCCACCGGGCGAGGCAGAGATGCAGCGACGCTTCGAGGCGATCCTGGCCGGCGGCTATCCCTATCTCGTCGCGGAGCGGGACGGCGACATCCTCGGTTATGCCTATGCCGGCGCCTATCGGCCACGCCCGGCCTATCGCACCACCGTCGAGAACTCGATCTATCTCGCGCCGACGGCGCAGGGACTGGGCATCGGCGGCCTGCTGCTCGACGCCCTGATGCAGGCCTGCGCCGCGCGCGGCTTCCGCCAGATGATCTCGGTGATCGGCGACGGAACCGGTGCCTCGGTCGGCTCGCGCCGCCTGCATGAGCGCGCCGGCTTCCGCCTGATCGGGGTCGCCGAGAAAGTCGGATTCAAGCACGGCCGCTGGCTCGACCAGATGCTGATGCAGAAGGAACTGGGCGAGGGGGATCGCTCACCGCCGGGCCTTTGA
- a CDS encoding Bax inhibitor-1/YccA family protein — MSNFDRNAPVWGAGRAQQTSAVEMDQGLRSFMLGVYNNMVIGLAISALFALGINKMAVTDQANAVARIGNTYLTSFGQLLYGTPLMWVVALAPLAFIFFFSFRADRMSASSARTMFFAFAAVMGVSLSTILIRYTGASVVQVFFITAAAFGGLSLYGYTTSKSLSGMGSFLVMGLIGLILASIVNIFLASGALGFVISLVGVGIFAGLTAWDTQRLKEMYLYSELGPEEAAKLSVNGALSLYLNFINMFQFLLSLIGNRE, encoded by the coding sequence ATGAGCAACTTCGACCGCAATGCTCCAGTCTGGGGTGCCGGCCGCGCACAGCAGACCAGCGCCGTCGAGATGGATCAGGGCCTGCGCTCGTTCATGCTCGGCGTCTACAACAACATGGTGATCGGCCTTGCGATCTCGGCGCTGTTCGCGCTGGGCATCAACAAGATGGCCGTGACCGATCAGGCCAACGCCGTCGCCAGGATCGGCAACACCTATCTCACCTCCTTCGGCCAGCTTCTCTATGGCACGCCGTTGATGTGGGTGGTCGCGCTGGCGCCGCTGGCCTTCATCTTCTTCTTCTCGTTCCGCGCCGACAGGATGTCGGCCTCGTCCGCCCGGACGATGTTCTTCGCCTTCGCGGCGGTGATGGGCGTCTCGCTCTCGACGATCCTGATCCGCTACACCGGCGCGTCGGTGGTGCAGGTCTTCTTCATCACCGCGGCGGCTTTCGGTGGCCTCAGCCTCTACGGCTACACCACCTCGAAGTCGCTCTCCGGCATGGGCTCGTTCCTGGTCATGGGCCTGATCGGCCTGATCCTGGCCTCGATCGTGAACATCTTCCTGGCCTCGGGCGCTCTGGGCTTCGTCATCTCGCTGGTCGGCGTCGGCATCTTCGCCGGCCTGACCGCCTGGGACACCCAGCGCCTGAAGGAGATGTATCTCTACTCCGAGCTCGGCCCGGAGGAAGCTGCGAAGCTCTCGGTGAACGGTGCGCTATCGCTCTACCTGAACTTCATCAACATGTTCCAGTTCCTGCTCTCGCTGATCGGCAACCGCGAGTGA